CGAGCAGAGCACCCGCGAGTGGTCCGAAAAGGCCGTCTGGAAGGGCCTGGAGATCATCGGCTGCAAGGAAGGCGGAGCCGACGACGATGAGGGCGAGGTGGAGTTCACCGCGACCTTCGAAATGGACGGCGAGGAGCAGCTGCTGCGCGAGCGCGCCAAGTTTCGCAAACGCGCCGGGCAGTGGCGCTACATCGACGGCCGGGTCAAGTCCGCCCAGGAGCCTGTGGTCACCAAGGGTTCCAAGGTCGGCCGCAACGATCCCTGCCCCTGCGGCAGCGGCAAGAAGTTCAAGAAGTGCTGCGGCTGAGGAATCTTTGCAGAATTTTCAATTAATCGTTGACACATCCGATGGAGGAGCATAAACCTCTCCTTCTGCAGTGACGCGGGGTGGAGCAGACCGGTAGCTCATCGGGCTCATAACCCGAAGATCGTGGGTTCAAATCCCACCCCCGCAACCAGGAAGTCAGGGCCTTACGGAGATTATCCGCAAGGCCCTTTTCCTTTTTGATACCCTCTTGGTACCCAAGTCCGTAAGCTGGGGTAATGTGGTGGTCTGTTTGGCAGCATTTCCCGGGCTTGAGCACCCCCACAGGATTGCCCCCCAGCCAGGCCGTCTCCAGGTGTGAGGTGGCGGTCAATTTGAGACGCACTTTCACGCAATTTGATACGGAACCAACGCCACGTCCGGGCAGGAGGAGCAAAGCAAAAAGGAGGGTGGACGGCGAGGCCCCTTTCCACGTTCGTGGCAACCTCGCATGGCGTTCCAGGCTTCCGCCCGTGCCACGGCCAGGGGATTTGCACCGTGTCCGTCCACCAGGAACCACGCTTGAACGAAGAGCCCGGCAGAATCAACGCCGTCACTGTACGTGATCCTGCCGGGCGGAAGATGGCAGACGGTGGGGCCTCCCCTCCGCTTTCGCGGAAACCCCACATGGCGCTCCAGGCGTCAGCCCGTGCTACGGCAGAGAGAATGTCACCGTGTCGCGCCCGCCGATCTTTCCATATCAATTCGTTCGCCTTTTTGTACAGTGCGGAAAGTCCATTAAGTGCTCGAAGATACGCTAAAAATGCCCCAGAAAGCCAGGTCCGCCCACTGGGGCTACATTGACCTACCCGGCCCTTTTCGGGCCGGTGGGAAAATTGGGCAGCCGGTGTCCAGTGGATAAGGAGAAGAGGTGCGCCGGTCGACGTTGCTTCGCCAGCGCATTCCGAGTAATATCCATGGAACTGTCGGGAACTCGCAGCGCGCGGCTCCCGGAATGTCTAGGGGCCCTGGCCGAGGGCGAATGCCGCCGCAGGGATGCCATGCCAGGGGGTGTTCCGGCCCCGCTGGCCGCCCCGGGCAACACACAACAGGTGAAGGCGAGACCCCAATGGCGGACAATGCACGCGTATCGATTGTTTCCCGGATGCCGGTTCGCGCTGGGAGGGCGTGTTGAAACGCCTGGTGCTTCTTGCGGCCCTCGTGTGCCTGCTTTGTTCCGCCGAGCTGCTCTGTCCCCTGTCGAAACCGCGCGCCCAGCCCGGTGTTGCGTCCGATACCCAGCCCAGTCCCCATGCCAACCCTTCCCCTCCCGCACCGGGCGAGCCCCAGGCCCTAGCGCCGCAACCGGCCCCGCAATCGACGCAGGAGGTTGACCAGGAACCGGTACAGAGCCCGGCCGGCCCACAGCGGCTACGCTATCAGGTCTCGTTTTCCGGTCTGACCGACAAGGCCCTCCTGGACCTGCTGCGGTCCGTGTCCGACACTGCCTCCAAGGCGGACAAACCCCCGGCCAGCCTGTTCCTCCTGAAGGGGCGCGCGCGGGGCGACCTGAAAAAGCTCAAAGACGCCATGGCCTCGCGGGGCTACTTCGCGGCCCAGGTCAGCTATTCGATCGATGACTCGACTACGCCCGTGCAAGTACGGTTCACGGTGGACCCCGGCGGCGCGTTCCTTCTGAAATGGGTGGATGTGGAATTGAGCGAGGGCAGCGAACCCGTGCGCTTCACCTTGCCGGAGGCATCCGAACTGGGCCTGGCTTTGGAAGCTCCGGCGGTGTCCAAGGACATCGTCAACGCCGACGACAAAGTCGTCAGCATATTCAAGAACCGGGGCCATCCTTTCGCCAGCCTCTCCCGCCGCAAGGCCGTGGCCGATCCGCAGGCGCTCACCCTGCACGTCACCTACGTCGTCACTCCCGGACCCTACTGCGTCTTCGGCCCCACGGCGCTCACAGGGCTCAAGGACGTGAAGGAGCGTCTCCTCCTGCCGCTCATCCCCTGGAAGGAGGGTGACGAGTACAACCAGGAAAAGGTCGATCTCTTCCAGCAGCGCCTCGCGGATCTGGGGCTCTTCGCCAAGGCCACGGCAGCCCCTAAGATTCTTCCCAAAGAGCCGGGGCGCGTCGAAGTGGAGGCCCAGGTCACCGAACGCAAGCCGCGCACCTTCAAGGGCGGCGTGACCTACAACACGGATGACGGGCCCGGGGCGCAGGTTAACTGGGAGCACCGCAACCTCTTCGGCAACGGCGAACGCCTGAAGCTCCATCTGGCGGTGTCGCAGGTCAGCAAGGTGTTCGAGGCCAACTTCGAGAACCCCTTCTTCCTGGACCAGCGCCAGCGCCTGCTGGCCGGGGTAAGGGCCGCCGACGAGAACACGAAGGCCTACCACGGCCAGAACGCCACCGGGGAGCTCAAAATCTCGCGCAAGCTGGGCGAACAGGTCTCGGCCCAGGTCGGCCTGGGCTACCGGTCCAGTCTGGTCTACGACGACGCCGCCAATCCGAGTGCGGTCAACACCCGCTACAATCTGGCCTCCGTCCCGCTGGGGCTCTCGGCCGACACGCGCGACGACCCGCTCAACCCATCGAGAGGCTGGATGTTCGCCGTGAATGCCACGCCCTGGGTGGACGCGCAGGGTACGAACCTCAACTTCGTGAAGGCGGTCGCCGCCGGTTCGCACTACCTGCGCCTGCTGGAGAAACCGTCGCTTATATTGGCCACGCGGGCCTCGCTGGGCACCATCTCCGGCGTCTCGGCCTCGCGGCTTCTGCCGCCGGACATCCGTTTCTACGCGGGCGGCAGCGGGTCCATCCGGGGCTACGCCTATCAGAGCGCGGGGCCGCTGCGCGGGGACAAACCGCTCGGCGGGCGCTCCATTTTCGATTTCGGCACCGAGCTGCGGATTCGCCTGACCGAGATGTTCGGGCTGGTTTTCTTCATGGACGGCGGTAACGCCTTTGAGGCCGAGTATCCCGAACCGGGCAAGGGCCTGTTGCTGGGGGCGGGCACGGGGTTGCGGGTGTTCACGCCCATCGGGCCGTTCCGGGTGGACGTAGCCACGCCGCTCAACCGCCGGAGGAACGTGGACGACGTGTTCCAGCTTTATATCAGCCTGGGCCAGGCCTTCTAGCGTGGCAGTTTCGGGATACGTCATGCTGCTTCGTCAAGATCGCGGACCGGCAGGGTAGGTAAAACATGGGGTTCGGACTTTCGCGCGAGACGCTCAAGATTGCGGGCAAATGGGCGGCCTGGCTGTCGGCAGGTTGCCTGGCGTTTGTCCTCGCGGCGTACGCGGCCGCCCAGACCCCCTGGGCCAAGCGCCTCCTGGCCGATGCCGCCGTGGAGTACTGCGAGCGCGAGCTGGGCTGGAAGCTCGTACTGTCAACTCCGGAGGGGGCGTTGCCCTTCACCGTGAGGATCGCCTCGCTACGCATCGCCGACAAGGACGGGGAATGGCTGGCCGTCTCGGACACGGCCCTATCGCTCTCGCCCTGGCCCTTTGGCCGGGGGCTGGCCTCCCTCCGGCTGGCGGCCGGCCAGGCGGCCCTGCGCCGGACCCCTGTGCTGCCGCCGGACCGGGGGCCAGACCAGGGACCGGGCGAGCCCCCTTCGCCCCCGCTGGCCTTCCTGGACGCTCTGAAGCCCATCCCCGTGACCGCCGAGGTCCAGGTGGATGTGGACAGGCTGAGCCTGGGCGCCCAACTGGCCGGGCGGGCGCTCGCCGGGCGGGCCTCCTTGCACGCTCTGGCCGCGGGCGGAGCCGTGGACGCCGAGATATCCGCCGCGGTGTGGGAGAGCGGTGACGGCTCGTCCGCATCCGCGCCCACCAACATCGCATTCGAAAGCCGCCTTGATCCCGGCGCGCGAACCGCCCGGCTGAAGCTGTCGCTCACGGAGGGCCCGGGCGGCATGGCCGCCGCCCTGGCGGGACTCGCGCCCGACGTATCACTGGCGGCCTCCCTGAACGGCGAGGGCCCGCTGTCCGGCTGGCAGGCCAGGCTCGCGGCGCGGGCTGGCCAGGACGAAATCCTCTCCGGTACGCTCTCGGCGAATCTCGGCCGCAGCTCGACAGACGACGCCAGGCTGGGGCTCAACCTTGGCCTCAACCCCTTCTTTCTGCCTGTATCCGCCCGGCTCCGCGACGCGCTGGGCTCCCGGGTGGAGCTGGCCTTTGCGGGAGTGATGACCTCCGCCGGGCTCCAGGCGCCGCAATGGCGAGTCCTTGTGGAGGATTTGTCCGTCACAACCGAAAGCGCCAAGGCCGTCGTGCGCGGCGACAGCGGGCCCATGGGGCTGGCTCCGAGGCTGAACTTCGCGCTGAACGTCGCCGACCCGGCGGCGTTCGGCGTCACTGCCGGGGCGTTGGCCGTGGAAGGCGGCCTGGATGCTGACGTGGACCCTGGCGGACCGCTCGCGGCCGGACTCAGGCTCTCCTCACCTGACCTCGCCTCCGTTCTGGCTCCGTTTGGCGTCGGGCTCGGTGGAAAAACGGCCCTCGCAGCCAAGCTTACGGGCGATCTCCGCACGGAGGATTTCGTGGTGAGCCTGGATGCGGGGCTCACGGAGCTTGCGCCGCACACGGGGAGCAGGGAGGGCAAGGATGACCTGGGGCCAAAGCTCGCGGCGGCCCTGGGGCGCGAACTGAACCTGCGCGTGGAAGCGAGCCTCGCCGGGGGGAAACGCGTCACGCTCAAGGAGTTGCGTGTCGCCTCGCTGGCGCTGCGGGCCGAGGCGTCCGGCTCCTACGACCTGGCCGAGCGCACGGCGGATCTGCGGGCCACTGCCAACGCCCCGGAGCTCGCCGCGTTGGCCCCCCTGGCCGGGATGAAGCTTGGCGGCTCGGCCACGCTCACGGCCAAGGTCTCGGGAGTCACGGATGCTCCTCAGGTTAAGCTCGATGTGGAAGGCAAGGCGCTCGTCCTGGACAGCACGCGGCTCGACCAGGCCGCGCTGCGCCTCGAAGCCGCGCCCGCGAAGGACGGGGTGAGCGGGACATTCGAGCTGCGGGCGGACAAAGGCAAGGGCAGGCTGGCCGCGTCCACGGGCTTCCTCCTCGCGGGGCAGAGGCTTTCGCTGACAAATCTTCAGGCCACGGGTCCGGGGCTCACCCTCTCGGGCAACCTGGACGCCGCCCTGGAGCACAGGACCGCCTCGGGCAAGCTCAAGGCTTCGGCGGAGCTTGCCCCGCTGGGGGCATTCCTGAACAGGAAAATGGCTGGACGCGTGCTGGCCGACGCCTCCCTGGCTTCTTCAGGCCCGCGCCAGGACGCCGCCGCCCGCCTGAATGCCTCTGGTCTGGCCGCCGAGGGCCTTGGCTTGAAAAAGGCCGAGCTCTCCTGCTCCTTCACGGATGTTCTGCGCACGCCGCAAGGCGACCTGACGCTCGTCATGACCGGACTGACGGCCGCTGACGCGGCGGTGGAGAGCCTCCAGGCCGAAGCCCACGGCGGGGGGAGGATCGTCGATTTCAGCATCGCGGCCAAGGGTTCGCTCCCCGAGCGTTTCGAGATGGCCATGGGCGGGTCGTTTGCGCCCGCGCCGGGCGGGGGCACGCTCCGCCTTGACAAGCTCGAAGCCTCGGCCAGGGAGCTGAAGCTCGTTCTGACCCGGCCTGCCACCGCCGGCTTCGGCCCGGGCGTGCTGAACCTGGACGGGCTGCACCTCTCGCTGGCCGGGGCGGCCGTAACAGCGTCCGGCGCCCTCAAGCCCGGCAAGGTCGATTTTTCGGCGGACGTGGCCGCACTGCCCCTCAGCGTGCTGGAGAAAGCTGGGCTGCCCGCGTTGTCCGGCACGGCCTCGGCCGCGCTCCGGGTCAGCGGTACACCC
The nucleotide sequence above comes from Fundidesulfovibrio soli. Encoded proteins:
- a CDS encoding YchJ family protein, coding for MTKQLALDDPCPCCSGQPYGECCAPIITGDLAAPTALALMRSRYTAYALGHIDYLKTSLDTRWQASFDEQSTREWSEKAVWKGLEIIGCKEGGADDDEGEVEFTATFEMDGEEQLLRERAKFRKRAGQWRYIDGRVKSAQEPVVTKGSKVGRNDPCPCGSGKKFKKCCG
- a CDS encoding autotransporter assembly complex protein TamA, which gives rise to MSDTASKADKPPASLFLLKGRARGDLKKLKDAMASRGYFAAQVSYSIDDSTTPVQVRFTVDPGGAFLLKWVDVELSEGSEPVRFTLPEASELGLALEAPAVSKDIVNADDKVVSIFKNRGHPFASLSRRKAVADPQALTLHVTYVVTPGPYCVFGPTALTGLKDVKERLLLPLIPWKEGDEYNQEKVDLFQQRLADLGLFAKATAAPKILPKEPGRVEVEAQVTERKPRTFKGGVTYNTDDGPGAQVNWEHRNLFGNGERLKLHLAVSQVSKVFEANFENPFFLDQRQRLLAGVRAADENTKAYHGQNATGELKISRKLGEQVSAQVGLGYRSSLVYDDAANPSAVNTRYNLASVPLGLSADTRDDPLNPSRGWMFAVNATPWVDAQGTNLNFVKAVAAGSHYLRLLEKPSLILATRASLGTISGVSASRLLPPDIRFYAGGSGSIRGYAYQSAGPLRGDKPLGGRSIFDFGTELRIRLTEMFGLVFFMDGGNAFEAEYPEPGKGLLLGAGTGLRVFTPIGPFRVDVATPLNRRRNVDDVFQLYISLGQAF
- a CDS encoding translocation/assembly module TamB domain-containing protein — protein: MGFGLSRETLKIAGKWAAWLSAGCLAFVLAAYAAAQTPWAKRLLADAAVEYCERELGWKLVLSTPEGALPFTVRIASLRIADKDGEWLAVSDTALSLSPWPFGRGLASLRLAAGQAALRRTPVLPPDRGPDQGPGEPPSPPLAFLDALKPIPVTAEVQVDVDRLSLGAQLAGRALAGRASLHALAAGGAVDAEISAAVWESGDGSSASAPTNIAFESRLDPGARTARLKLSLTEGPGGMAAALAGLAPDVSLAASLNGEGPLSGWQARLAARAGQDEILSGTLSANLGRSSTDDARLGLNLGLNPFFLPVSARLRDALGSRVELAFAGVMTSAGLQAPQWRVLVEDLSVTTESAKAVVRGDSGPMGLAPRLNFALNVADPAAFGVTAGALAVEGGLDADVDPGGPLAAGLRLSSPDLASVLAPFGVGLGGKTALAAKLTGDLRTEDFVVSLDAGLTELAPHTGSREGKDDLGPKLAAALGRELNLRVEASLAGGKRVTLKELRVASLALRAEASGSYDLAERTADLRATANAPELAALAPLAGMKLGGSATLTAKVSGVTDAPQVKLDVEGKALVLDSTRLDQAALRLEAAPAKDGVSGTFELRADKGKGRLAASTGFLLAGQRLSLTNLQATGPGLTLSGNLDAALEHRTASGKLKASAELAPLGAFLNRKMAGRVLADASLASSGPRQDAAARLNASGLAAEGLGLKKAELSCSFTDVLRTPQGDLTLVMTGLTAADAAVESLQAEAHGGGRIVDFSIAAKGSLPERFEMAMGGSFAPAPGGGTLRLDKLEASARELKLVLTRPATAGFGPGVLNLDGLHLSLAGAAVTASGALKPGKVDFSADVAALPLSVLEKAGLPALSGTASAALRVSGTPSAPRVSAEVNMDQLSLKGVQGRDVPPAKLTAEALVGGGRLAATCRVSAGPGAAFECKASLPARLSLDPFVFAVPRDAALEASLAGDVDLGQLAALSGDEALSLKGTLKADFSVAGRLSAPLVSGRATLAGGQADYVTTGTRLRDISLDLEAEGTKLAIKTFTARDAGQGSLTVSGKADLYPQGGFPFEASVVLDKLTPVRMDMATAMLSAKVAAKGNSGGAKVAGSVNVGPVEVNIPDRIPPSAVPIPVEMAGRPGPAGAKPAAASKPYPVDLDVSVDFPGRIFVRGMGLDSMWAGNLRVKGTPGEPEIEGDIRIVKGQLDFFGKNFDLARGEVTFTGTNPPVPMLDMEAKTQAGDITASILVSGSATRPKIEFTSDPAVPRDEILARVLFGQSVSSLTPPQALQLAQAVASMSGAGGSLDFLGATRKLAGLDYLGVKSTGKSLGQSTVAAGKYVADGVYVEASQGLAGSSGAVSVEVDVTKNITVESRIGLDSKTGVGVNWKFDY